The Actinosynnema mirum DSM 43827 genomic interval TGTTTCTCAGGCTGCTCTCAGCCCGTTCTCACGAGAGTTATAAGCGGGACCGGCACGCTGGGCGCCACACCGGACACCGAGCCGTCCCCACAGCTCAGCGACCACCCGCCAGCGACCACCCGGCCGCAGCCGATCACCACCGAACCACCGACGCCGACGAGCAGGACTCACGGGAACACGCGGGACACCACCGCCGTTGGACCGTGCACAGGGCAGCCCGCCCACTGGAGGTGCCACACCGCCCGATGCGAACCCAGCCGATCAACGCCGCCGCAACCGCGCCCACCGCCACCATCGACGAGGTCGAGTGGACCCCGCCCACGTGGGACGAGGTCGTGCGCGAGCACGCCGACCGGGTGTACCGGCTGGCCTACCGACTGACGGGCAACCAGCACGACGCCGAGGACCTCACCCAGGAGACCTTCATCCGGGTGTTCCGCTCCCTGGCGTCCTACAAGCCGGGCACGTTCGAGGGCTGGCTGCACCGCATCACCACGAACCTGTTCCTGGACATGGCCCGCCGCCGCTCGCGGCTGCGCATGGAGGGCCTTCCCGAGGACACCGACCGGCTCGCGGGCGACGACCCCAGCCCCGAGCAGGTCTACACCGAGACCCACCTCGACCCCGACCTGCAGGCCGCGCTGGACGAGCTGCCCCCGGAGTTCCGGGCCGCCGTGGTGCTCTGCGACGTGGAAGGGCTGTCGTACGAGGAGATCGGCGCCACCCTCGGGGTGAAGCTGGGTACGGTGAGGAGCAGGATTCACCGGGGTCGCCAGGCCCTCCGGGTCGCGCTCGAGCGACGCCGGGCACAGCAGCGGGAGGACGCGTGACCGATCTGCGAGGTTGGGGACTGCCCGAGCAGCACCTGCTGCCCGACGCCGTCGTCGCCTTCGTCGACGGCGAGCTGTCGGCCTCGGCCCACAGCCGGGCCTCCGCGCACCTGGCGGCGTGCCCGTTCTGCGCCGCCGAGGCGTACTCGCAGCAGCAGGCCAGGTCCGCCGTGCGCTCGGCGACCACCCCGTGCGCGCCCGCCGGTCTGCTGGCCAGGCTGGGCGCGATCCCGCAGGAGGTCGACCTCCCCAGCGCCCCCGACGGCCTCGCCGTCACCGAGGACGGCCAGCTCGTCACCGTCCAGCGCCCCCAGCGCGCCACCGGCCACCAGTCGACCGCGTTCGGCTCCGGTCCCGCGCTCGGCCAGTCCCGCCCTTTCGGGACGGGCGCCCGCATCGGCTCAGGCGGGCGCTTCGGCAGCAGGGCCAGGCAGGGCGCGGGCGTGGTGGTGTCGGGCCTGATGCTCGGCGCGCTGGCGCTCGTCGTCCCCGGCGGTGACGACAGCGCCCCCCAGCCCGCGCAGGGCACCGTCCCCGAGCCGACCCCGGCGGTCGCGCCCGCGATGACGACCGTCCCGTCGCTGCCCGTCGACGACGGCGCGGACCCCCTCCGGGCGGTCTCCCACCAGCTGACCACCCGCTGAACGGCAACTTCACCGCAGACCGGGCACGATGGCCCCGCAACGCACGCATGGCAACGTTCGGGGAGCGATGAGCGAGCTGGAGCAGGGCAACGGCCAACGGCCCCCGACGCCCGTGTCCGGTGTGGACGACGGCGGCCACCGCAGGCTCGCGCCGCGACCGCTGGAGCGCCCGCCCGTCGACCCGACCCTCACCACCGCCTTCGGCCGCCCGCACGGCGTCGACGGCGCCTTCGCGGGCCGCGCCCAGGCCCCGCGGCAGCAGCCCGTCACCCTCGCCCCGCCCACGCCCGAGGCGCTGAGCAGCGCGTTCGGCCGCCCGGCCGGCGAGGGCGGGACCCGCTTGCAGCGCCCGCCGAACCTGGACGCCTCCGGCGAGCCCGAGGTCGAGCCGGTCTTCTGGAAGGGCGAGCCCGCCGGTGACGCCTGGCGCGATCCGGGCGCGAGCGCCGTCATCGGCCCGCCCGCCGTCGGCGAGGACCCGGCCAAGCCCGCCGACGCCCCGGCGACCCCCGGCCCGCAGCTGAGCGTGCCCGAACTGCTGTTCGGCAGGCGCGTCAAGCCCACCGCCCTCGCGCTGCTGCTCGTCGTCGTGCTCGCCGTGGGCAGCGCGGGCGGGCTCGTCGGCTGGGCGCTCGGCCGCATGGGCAACCCGCTCACCGACGGCAGCGTCACCCTCGCCGAGGTCAAGACCGCCAAGGAGCGCCCGGTCGGCTCGGTCGCCGACGTCGCCAGCCGGGTCACGCCCGGCGTGGTGTCGATCGAGTTCAAGGGCGCCAACATCGCGGGCGTCGGCTCCGGCGTCGTCATCGACGGCGCGGGCTACGTCCTCACCAACGACCACGTGGTCGCCCCGGCCGTGCAGGACAGCTCGGCGAAGCTGACCGTCGTGTTCACCGACGGCAAGCGCGCCACCGCCCGCGTGGTCGGCCGCGACTCCAAGACCGACCTGGCGGTGATCAAGGTCGAGGTGACCAACCCGACCGTGATCCAGTTCGGGAACTCGGACGACCTGCAGGTCGGCGACACCGTGCTGGCGATCGGCTCGCCGCTGTCGCTGTCCAACACGGTCACCGAGGGCATCGTCAGCGCCCTCAA includes:
- the sigE gene encoding RNA polymerase sigma factor SigE → MRTQPINAAATAPTATIDEVEWTPPTWDEVVREHADRVYRLAYRLTGNQHDAEDLTQETFIRVFRSLASYKPGTFEGWLHRITTNLFLDMARRRSRLRMEGLPEDTDRLAGDDPSPEQVYTETHLDPDLQAALDELPPEFRAAVVLCDVEGLSYEEIGATLGVKLGTVRSRIHRGRQALRVALERRRAQQREDA
- a CDS encoding S1C family serine protease; translation: MSELEQGNGQRPPTPVSGVDDGGHRRLAPRPLERPPVDPTLTTAFGRPHGVDGAFAGRAQAPRQQPVTLAPPTPEALSSAFGRPAGEGGTRLQRPPNLDASGEPEVEPVFWKGEPAGDAWRDPGASAVIGPPAVGEDPAKPADAPATPGPQLSVPELLFGRRVKPTALALLLVVVLAVGSAGGLVGWALGRMGNPLTDGSVTLAEVKTAKERPVGSVADVASRVTPGVVSIEFKGANIAGVGSGVVIDGAGYVLTNDHVVAPAVQDSSAKLTVVFTDGKRATARVVGRDSKTDLAVIKVEVTNPTVIQFGNSDDLQVGDTVLAIGSPLSLSNTVTEGIVSALNRPVTAAGENGGPAVTYDAIQTDAAINPGNSGGALVDSSGALVGINSSIRTETGGSVGLGFAISGNYARRVSQELIREGQVKHADMNVNVSSVSAETAEGARVQNVPADGAAAAAGIVENDVITKVGDRLVRNAAEFTVAVREHEIGETVPVVLARQGRELTLQVTLRSD